One window of the Jatrophihabitans sp. genome contains the following:
- the asnB gene encoding asparagine synthase (glutamine-hydrolyzing), translating to MCGITGWVSFDRDLTREGETLDAMTQTMACRGPDASGTWTDRNAALGHRRLSVIDLVGGVQPMSAHTPHGEVTLVFSGEVYNFVELREELTRGGEQFTTASDTEVILRGYLQWGAGVAERLIGMFAFAIWDARDRKLVMVRDRIGIKPFYFYPTADGVLFGSEPKAILANPIAKRVVDMDGLREAFSYAYNPGKNFWSGMRQVEPATIVTVDEHGLRERTYWRLETRPHTDDLGVTVSRIRELLDDSVSHQLVADVPRCVLLSGGLDSSTLTALAASHLGSERVRTFSVDFRGYADTFESNDFQVTADAPYVHDVARHVGSDHLDIVLDSKALADPEVRKAVLLARDIPVNLGDMDFSLYLMFKEIRKRSTVALSGESSDEIFGGYRHMRVPQIQQARAFPWIAMSIGPLDKDGTGLRPDLLARLRLEEYRQDMYDKAVAEVERSDSDDDFEHRMRIMLYLHLTRFIRNLLDRKDRLSMAVGLEVRVPFCDHRLIEYVYNTSWAMKNYDGKEKSLLRGAVKDMLPKSVAWRAKSAYPSTQDPYYTRELQEQGREVLSDPNHAVFELVDRNWLAGAVGDDSAVLERLTRLGLERTLDLAMWLDLYRPDLDLAR from the coding sequence ATGTGTGGAATAACCGGCTGGGTGTCGTTCGACCGAGATCTGACCCGAGAAGGGGAAACCCTGGACGCGATGACGCAGACCATGGCGTGTCGAGGTCCGGACGCATCAGGTACGTGGACGGACCGCAACGCCGCCCTGGGGCACCGGAGGCTCTCGGTGATCGACCTTGTCGGTGGCGTGCAACCGATGTCGGCCCATACCCCCCATGGCGAGGTGACGCTGGTCTTCAGCGGTGAGGTGTACAACTTCGTCGAGCTACGCGAGGAATTGACGCGCGGGGGCGAGCAGTTCACCACCGCCAGCGACACCGAGGTGATACTGCGCGGCTACCTCCAGTGGGGCGCGGGAGTGGCCGAGCGGCTTATCGGCATGTTCGCCTTCGCGATCTGGGACGCCAGGGACCGGAAGCTGGTCATGGTCCGCGACCGGATTGGGATCAAGCCCTTCTACTTCTACCCCACGGCCGACGGTGTGCTGTTCGGCTCGGAACCCAAGGCGATCCTGGCCAATCCAATCGCCAAGCGGGTAGTCGACATGGACGGGTTGCGTGAGGCGTTCTCCTACGCCTACAACCCGGGGAAGAATTTCTGGTCAGGAATGCGGCAGGTGGAGCCTGCCACGATCGTCACGGTGGACGAGCACGGCCTGCGCGAACGCACCTACTGGCGCTTGGAGACCCGCCCGCACACCGACGACCTCGGCGTCACGGTGAGCAGGATCCGCGAACTGCTGGACGACAGCGTCAGCCACCAACTCGTCGCCGACGTGCCGCGCTGCGTGCTGCTGTCAGGCGGCCTGGACTCGAGCACTCTCACCGCTCTGGCCGCGTCCCACCTGGGAAGCGAGCGGGTACGGACGTTCTCGGTGGACTTCAGAGGTTACGCAGACACTTTCGAGTCCAACGATTTTCAGGTCACGGCTGATGCGCCCTACGTGCACGACGTCGCACGTCACGTGGGGTCTGACCATCTGGATATCGTGCTCGACTCGAAGGCATTGGCCGATCCCGAGGTGCGCAAGGCTGTACTGCTCGCGCGGGACATCCCGGTGAACCTCGGCGACATGGACTTCTCGCTGTACCTGATGTTCAAGGAGATCCGGAAGCGGTCGACCGTGGCCCTGTCCGGCGAGTCCTCCGATGAGATCTTCGGTGGGTACCGGCACATGCGCGTTCCGCAGATCCAGCAGGCACGCGCGTTCCCGTGGATCGCGATGAGCATAGGCCCGTTGGACAAGGACGGGACCGGGCTGCGGCCGGACCTGCTGGCCAGGCTGAGGCTGGAAGAGTACCGGCAGGACATGTACGACAAGGCGGTGGCCGAGGTCGAGCGGTCAGACTCCGACGACGACTTCGAACACCGCATGCGCATCATGCTCTACCTGCACCTGACCCGGTTCATTCGCAACCTTCTCGACCGCAAGGACCGGTTGAGCATGGCCGTCGGGCTGGAGGTCCGGGTGCCGTTCTGCGACCACCGGCTCATCGAGTACGTGTACAACACGTCCTGGGCGATGAAGAACTACGACGGCAAGGAGAAAAGCCTGCTGCGCGGGGCCGTCAAGGACATGCTGCCGAAGTCGGTCGCGTGGCGGGCCAAGAGCGCGTACCCGTCCACCCAGGACCCGTACTACACGCGCGAACTTCAGGAGCAGGGCAGGGAGGTCCTGTCCGATCCGAACCACGCCGTCTTCGAACTGGTGGACCGGAACTGGTTGGCCGGCGCGGTCGGTGACGACTCAGCCGTCCTGGAGAGGCTGACCCGGCTCGGCCTGGAGCGGACGCTGGATCTGGCAATGTGGCTCGACCTCTACCGTCCTGACCTGGACCTCGCGCGCTGA
- a CDS encoding zinc-binding dehydrogenase: protein MRAAYASALNPDAPLDGLVVGERPEPEPRPGWSTVRVKAASLNHHDLWTLRGVGIKESQLPMILGGDAAGVDTATGQEVVLHSVISAEDWSGDETLDPGRSLLSEKHQGALAELVTVPTANLLPKPAELSFAEAACLPTAWLTAYRMLFVNSELRPGHTVLVQGATGGVASACIGLARAAGLRVWATARTEAKQATALELGAHQAFASGARLPERVDAVLETVGEATWSHSLKSLRPGGRIVISGATSGAMPPAELNRIFFLQLQVIGSTMGTRAELGELISFLRVTGLRPRIDRTLPLEQVADGLAAMQAGELVGKIVIEP, encoded by the coding sequence ATGCGAGCTGCCTACGCCAGTGCCCTGAACCCGGACGCCCCGCTGGACGGGCTGGTGGTCGGCGAGCGCCCCGAGCCCGAACCGCGGCCGGGTTGGAGCACGGTGCGGGTCAAGGCCGCCAGCCTCAACCACCACGACCTGTGGACGCTGCGCGGGGTCGGCATCAAAGAGAGCCAGCTGCCGATGATCCTGGGTGGCGACGCGGCCGGCGTCGACACCGCGACCGGCCAGGAGGTGGTGCTGCATTCGGTGATCAGCGCCGAGGACTGGTCGGGCGACGAGACCCTGGACCCCGGCCGCTCGCTGCTGAGCGAGAAGCACCAGGGCGCGCTGGCCGAACTGGTGACGGTGCCCACCGCCAACCTGCTGCCCAAGCCGGCTGAGCTGTCCTTCGCCGAGGCGGCCTGCCTGCCGACGGCCTGGCTGACCGCCTACCGGATGCTGTTCGTCAATTCCGAGTTGCGGCCGGGGCACACCGTGCTGGTGCAGGGCGCCACCGGCGGGGTGGCCTCGGCGTGTATCGGCCTGGCCCGGGCCGCCGGGCTGCGGGTCTGGGCGACCGCCCGCACCGAGGCCAAGCAGGCCACCGCGCTGGAGCTGGGCGCCCACCAGGCCTTCGCCTCCGGCGCCCGGCTGCCCGAGCGGGTCGACGCGGTGCTGGAGACCGTCGGGGAGGCCACCTGGTCACACTCGCTGAAGTCGCTGCGGCCCGGCGGCCGGATCGTGATCTCCGGAGCCACCTCCGGGGCGATGCCGCCGGCCGAGCTGAACCGGATCTTCTTTTTGCAGCTGCAGGTGATCGGCTCCACGATGGGCACCCGCGCCGAGCTCGGCGAGCTGATCTCCTTCCTGCGGGTGACCGGCCTGCGGCCGCGGATCGATCGGACGTTGCCGCTGGAGCAGGTGGCCGACGGGTTGGCCGCGATGCAGGCCGGTGAGCTGGTCGGCAAGATCGTCATCGAACCCTGA
- a CDS encoding acyl-CoA dehydrogenase family protein, whose protein sequence is MDFSLTEEELQTRDWVRNFVQREIAPLEPTVLRRERAGQPGISYEEVSELRAKARKFGFWGIQTPVEYGGMGLSAVMTALVEVELGRTFVPFYFGGAADNILFHANDSQKQKYLLPTIEGQRRSCFAITEPGAGSDLQAIRTSARQDGEDWVINGEKTFITGGADADFAMVFAVTDAEKGVNGGVTCFLADREMGWKSEPIDTMGEWGPAALVFDEVRVPARNVLGEVGQGFALAMQWIGRGRYLLPARALGACERLVEMAMEHARTRVTFGKPIAERQAIQWMIADSAVEIEALRWLVLSAAFQVDSGLDSRQAQSIAKLYGGVKANEIVDRMLQVHGGMGYTRELPVERWYRELRLLRIYEGTDEIQRRTIARNLLKGHVSVRGALG, encoded by the coding sequence ATGGACTTCTCCCTGACTGAAGAAGAGCTGCAGACCCGGGACTGGGTGCGCAACTTCGTCCAGCGGGAGATTGCGCCCCTGGAGCCGACGGTGCTGCGCCGGGAACGGGCCGGCCAGCCGGGCATCAGCTACGAGGAGGTCAGCGAGCTTCGGGCCAAGGCCAGGAAGTTCGGCTTCTGGGGCATCCAGACGCCCGTCGAGTACGGCGGCATGGGTCTGTCCGCGGTGATGACCGCGCTGGTCGAGGTCGAGCTGGGCCGGACCTTCGTGCCGTTCTACTTCGGCGGCGCGGCCGACAACATCCTGTTCCACGCCAACGACTCGCAGAAGCAGAAGTACCTGCTGCCGACCATCGAGGGCCAGCGGCGGTCCTGCTTCGCGATCACCGAGCCGGGCGCGGGCTCGGACCTGCAGGCGATCCGCACCTCGGCGCGCCAGGACGGCGAGGACTGGGTCATCAACGGCGAGAAGACGTTCATCACCGGCGGCGCGGACGCCGACTTCGCCATGGTGTTCGCGGTCACCGACGCCGAGAAGGGCGTCAACGGCGGGGTGACCTGCTTCCTGGCCGACCGCGAGATGGGCTGGAAGTCCGAGCCGATCGACACCATGGGCGAGTGGGGCCCGGCGGCGCTGGTTTTCGACGAGGTGCGGGTGCCGGCCCGCAACGTCCTGGGCGAGGTCGGGCAGGGTTTCGCCTTGGCCATGCAGTGGATCGGCCGCGGCCGGTACCTGCTGCCGGCCCGCGCGCTCGGCGCCTGCGAGCGGCTCGTCGAGATGGCGATGGAGCACGCCCGCACCCGGGTGACCTTCGGCAAGCCGATCGCCGAACGGCAGGCGATCCAGTGGATGATCGCCGACTCCGCGGTGGAGATCGAGGCGCTGCGCTGGCTGGTGCTGTCGGCGGCCTTCCAGGTCGACTCGGGCCTGGACTCCCGGCAGGCCCAGTCGATCGCCAAGCTGTACGGCGGCGTCAAGGCCAACGAGATCGTCGACCGGATGCTTCAGGTCCACGGCGGGATGGGCTACACCCGGGAGCTGCCGGTCGAGCGCTGGTACCGGGAGCTGCGGCTGCTGCGGATCTATGAGGGCACCGACGAGATCCAACGCCGGACGATCGCCCGCAACCTGCTCAAGGGCCACGTCTCGGTGCGCGGCGCGCTCGGCTGA
- a CDS encoding LLM class flavin-dependent oxidoreductase encodes MVNLGVIFPPDLAPEQLRPVALAAEQSGLAELWLWEDCFAESGIATAAAVLAWTERLRVGIGLLPVPLRNVALTAMELATLARLFPDRLVPGVGHGVLDWMDQVGARVPSPMTLLTEYATALRKLLHGQTVSTSGRYVTLDAVGLAWPPQAVPPVLVGAIGPRTLTLAGAVGDGVILTGETTAEQLPEAVGQVRAGRSAAGRDGSPEVIVFVPVTDRPAARDLAGQVSRFVEAGATTVALHSVGENAPPLVEFARFAGHEVQPLLT; translated from the coding sequence ATGGTGAACCTGGGCGTCATCTTTCCACCCGACCTCGCGCCGGAGCAGTTGCGACCGGTGGCACTGGCCGCCGAGCAGTCCGGGCTCGCCGAGCTGTGGCTGTGGGAGGACTGCTTCGCCGAGAGCGGCATCGCCACCGCGGCGGCCGTGCTGGCCTGGACCGAGCGGCTGCGGGTCGGCATCGGCCTGCTGCCGGTCCCGCTGCGCAACGTGGCACTGACCGCGATGGAGCTGGCGACGCTGGCCAGGCTGTTCCCCGACCGGCTGGTTCCCGGCGTCGGGCACGGCGTGCTGGACTGGATGGATCAGGTCGGGGCGCGGGTGCCCTCGCCGATGACCCTGCTGACCGAGTACGCCACGGCGCTTCGGAAGCTGCTGCACGGGCAGACGGTCTCGACGTCCGGACGGTACGTGACGCTCGACGCGGTCGGCCTCGCCTGGCCGCCGCAGGCGGTGCCGCCAGTGTTGGTGGGCGCAATCGGGCCGCGAACCCTGACACTGGCCGGCGCGGTCGGCGACGGGGTGATCCTGACCGGTGAGACCACCGCCGAACAGCTGCCCGAGGCGGTGGGTCAGGTGCGAGCCGGCCGGTCAGCCGCGGGCCGGGATGGCTCGCCCGAAGTGATCGTCTTCGTGCCGGTCACCGACCGGCCGGCGGCCCGCGACCTCGCCGGCCAGGTCAGCCGGTTCGTCGAGGCAGGCGCCACCACGGTCGCGCTGCACTCGGTCGGCGAGAACGCGCCGCCCCTGGTCGAGTTCGCGCGCTTCGCCGGACACGAGGTCCAGCCACTGCTCACCTGA
- a CDS encoding class I SAM-dependent methyltransferase, whose translation MDNDYRALNLANWNERAPAHAASPGYALQRFRDDPNFLSKVVRFDQPRLGDISGLRGLHLQCHIGTDTLSLHRLGARMSGLDFSGPALDEARQLADSVGADINYVQADAYEALDRFGAQQFDLLYTGVGALCWLPDIARWGRLVADLLAPGGRLFIREGHPALWAIDDLREDHLLAAHYPYFETEKPVVFEEEGTYVETEVAFANNSSASWNHGIGEIITAVLDAGLRLTQFVEHQSVPWEALPGAMVRGEDEEWRLIEGPERLPLTYTLQAVKD comes from the coding sequence GTGGACAACGACTACCGCGCACTGAACCTGGCCAACTGGAACGAACGGGCGCCGGCGCACGCAGCCTCACCCGGCTACGCGCTGCAGCGCTTTCGCGACGATCCGAACTTCCTGTCCAAGGTGGTGCGCTTCGACCAGCCACGCCTGGGCGACATCAGCGGACTGCGCGGCCTGCACCTGCAGTGCCACATCGGCACCGACACCCTGTCGCTGCACCGGTTGGGCGCGCGGATGAGCGGGCTGGACTTCTCCGGCCCGGCGCTGGACGAAGCCCGCCAGCTGGCCGACTCGGTCGGCGCCGACATCAACTACGTGCAGGCCGACGCCTACGAGGCCCTCGATCGGTTCGGCGCCCAGCAGTTCGACCTGCTCTACACCGGGGTGGGCGCGCTGTGCTGGCTGCCCGACATCGCCCGCTGGGGCCGGCTGGTCGCCGACCTGCTCGCGCCCGGCGGCCGGCTGTTCATCCGGGAGGGGCATCCGGCGCTGTGGGCGATCGACGATCTTCGCGAGGATCACCTGCTGGCGGCGCACTACCCGTACTTCGAGACCGAGAAGCCGGTGGTGTTCGAGGAGGAGGGCACCTACGTCGAGACCGAAGTCGCCTTCGCCAACAACAGCAGCGCCAGCTGGAACCACGGAATCGGCGAGATCATCACCGCGGTGCTGGACGCCGGGCTGCGGCTCACCCAGTTCGTCGAGCATCAATCGGTGCCGTGGGAGGCGCTGCCCGGCGCGATGGTCCGCGGCGAGGATGAGGAGTGGCGGCTGATCGAGGGGCCCGAGCGGCTGCCGCTGACCTACACCCTGCAAGCGGTCAAGGACTGA